The genomic segment GACACTCTTAGCCGGTAAAGGTGCGTACTCTGGCGAGGAAAAGAAAGTCATCTATGTCGTTGTCAGCCGAAACGAAGTCATGCGTTTTAAAACCATTGTGCAAGAAATTGATCCGCATGCTTTTGTCATCGTTAATGATGTACATGAAGTTCTCGGAGAAGGGTTCACCCTTGATGAAAATAAGAAACCGCTTCACGACTAGCACGAAGCAGCACAGAAAAACCCTTGCCTTTTTGACAGGCAAGGGTTTTTGCATCTATTAGGTCGAACGGATTTCTCCGTCATATTTCTTCCACGCCACATAAGACAAGGCCATAATCAAAGCTATCGAGATCGAGGCGAGAATAACAATAGGTGAATCTGGCCGCATCATTAAACGAGCAAACGTACTCTTCTCTTCGCCCACAAAAGCCACTTGAAAAGAGCTGTTCAATTCTCGCAATGCCTCTCGAACCAGCTGCCAATCTACTTGGGTGTTTCGCATCTCTTTGGATATGATATCGTACGCAACTGTAATCGAGGACATTTGCTCCTCTGGAAGCTGAATGCTCATCCCCGGCTTAATGGCCAAAAATAATCGGTAGTTCTCATCGAACTGTTCGCGAAACTGGCTGAAATTCCGCTCAACAGCCGATAGCTGCAAATTTTGGACCTGTGTTACGAGAGAAGAATAGTAGCTGCGCCACATCGGCTGGTGATCATGCGTCAATGCGTCTATGGCAATTCGGACACGCGTGGCATGCCACAGCAATTGCTGTTCACTTGCATTTGCGGAAGCAAAGCTTTGCTTGGCTG from the Brevibacillus brevis genome contains:
- a CDS encoding sporulation protein YpjB — its product is MKKNIRFLLFFLMIGLFLSWPIHNLYSKLNQPIEQKQLAALDQIAHELLTYAKKGDLEGAEQRIVQLAERFPNQHLPNPIRIESLNAVTQSILAAKQSFASANASEQQLLWHATRVRIAIDALTHDHQPMWRSYYSSLVTQVQNLQLSAVERNFSQFREQFDENYRLFLAIKPGMSIQLPEEQMSSITVAYDIISKEMRNTQVDWQLVREALRELNSSFQVAFVGEEKSTFARLMMRPDSPIVILASISIALIMALSYVAWKKYDGEIRST